A stretch of Desulfobacter hydrogenophilus DNA encodes these proteins:
- a CDS encoding HAD-IIB family hydrolase: MPHSNEILIFTDLDGTLLDHDTYGFEPAMPAMAMLAQKKIPVILNSSKTLVEILKIRSTLGNCHPFIAENGSVVAVPVQTFPGLARKDPLFQAQSGFLVKRLGGDRKAILDILNRLRQTHGFSFEGFADMDPARLSQVTGLTEDQAIQAGQRLSTEPVLWQDTPEQWEAFAGHLADADLGWVQGGRFISISRPFDKKDGVACLLDLYTTSTGSTPFTIGLGDSPNDQAMLDMMNIAVVICSARCDQITLNRPQTIIRTTARGPEGWQEAMDIIFKTSRRH; the protein is encoded by the coding sequence ATGCCACATAGCAACGAAATACTTATATTCACAGATCTTGACGGCACACTTCTGGACCACGACACCTATGGTTTTGAACCGGCAATGCCGGCAATGGCCATGCTTGCCCAAAAAAAGATCCCCGTCATCCTCAATTCCAGCAAAACCCTGGTTGAAATACTTAAAATTCGAAGCACCCTTGGCAATTGTCACCCTTTTATTGCGGAAAACGGCTCTGTGGTGGCTGTGCCGGTACAGACATTCCCCGGCCTTGCCCGCAAAGATCCTTTATTTCAAGCCCAATCCGGATTTCTGGTCAAACGTCTTGGGGGCGACAGGAAAGCTATTTTAGACATATTAAACCGTTTGCGACAGACACATGGTTTTTCCTTTGAAGGCTTTGCCGATATGGACCCCGCCCGGCTTTCACAGGTAACAGGGCTGACTGAAGACCAGGCCATACAGGCCGGACAGCGCCTGAGTACCGAGCCCGTTCTCTGGCAGGACACCCCCGAACAGTGGGAGGCGTTTGCCGGGCATCTTGCAGATGCCGACCTTGGCTGGGTCCAGGGGGGGCGGTTTATTTCCATATCGCGGCCCTTTGATAAAAAGGACGGCGTGGCCTGCCTGCTGGATCTGTATACCACAAGTACGGGCAGCACCCCTTTCACCATTGGCCTTGGGGACAGCCCCAATGACCAGGCCATGCTGGATATGATGAACATTGCGGTGGTGATTTGTTCAGCCCGTTGTGATCAAATTACCTTAAACCGGCCACAAACCATTATCCGCACCACGGCCAGGGGCCCCGAAGGGTGGCAAGAGGCCATGGACATCATTTTCAAAACATCAAGGAGGCATTAA
- a CDS encoding NifB/NifX family molybdenum-iron cluster-binding protein, with protein MKVAISAYGQNLDAEINPRFGRCDFLLIVDTDTMAYESFANESMNLGGGAGIQTASFVISKGVQAVLTGSCGPNAMEVFNSAGVDVYPGQAGTAAQAVTRLKNNELTNVTQATAEEKSGMNSGTAPQRPMADPNSRTPGMGSGRGMGGGGRGMGGGGGRGMGGGGGRGMGGGGGGGMGGRR; from the coding sequence ATGAAAGTCGCAATCAGTGCATACGGCCAGAATCTGGATGCTGAGATAAATCCAAGGTTTGGCAGGTGTGATTTCCTTTTGATCGTTGATACAGATACCATGGCTTATGAGAGCTTTGCCAATGAAAGCATGAACCTGGGCGGAGGCGCCGGTATCCAGACCGCCTCCTTTGTGATCTCCAAAGGTGTCCAGGCCGTTTTAACCGGCAGTTGCGGTCCCAATGCCATGGAGGTTTTTAACTCCGCCGGTGTGGATGTGTATCCGGGGCAGGCAGGCACCGCGGCCCAGGCCGTGACCCGGCTGAAAAATAATGAATTGACAAATGTTACCCAGGCCACTGCTGAAGAAAAGTCAGGCATGAATTCGGGAACTGCCCCCCAAAGACCCATGGCAGACCCAAATTCCCGGACCCCCGGCATGGGTTCAGGCCGAGGCATGGGCGGCGGTGGCCGAGGCATGGGTGGCGGCGGAGGCCGAGGTATGGGCGGCGGAGGCGGCCGAGGCATGGGCGGCGGAGGCGGCGGTGGCATGGGCGGACGGCGTTAG